In one window of Blattabacterium sp. (Cryptocercus punctulatus) str. Cpu DNA:
- a CDS encoding sulfite reductase flavoprotein subunit alpha: MLSESKNKIFVELIKNSSKEEIIWMYGYISGILPYFQKNLKEFKKNQDTITLVYGTETGNAKNLAFSIVEKAKKEKIQIKLISLDQYNFIDLKKENYFFIIISTYGTGEPPSSAKSFFNFIFQEKNLRLENMKYGVLALGNSTYSFFCKAGEDLDKRLYEMGADRKIPLYKCDVDFESKSESWFLNFLKIFQIKKLEKNILKKNEVKKKIHGKILTNILLNDKKKGSNKEIHHIEILIKNNELDKNDYSPGDSIAIIAENSKYEVKKIINIIQNKDILDNSNELKMLFDLLKKIKYFLFIDKYVKKIFYFSRKNIPNNKEWNFFDLLKEFPIKNKILLKDLVKIMDPIKPRLYSISSSPKVHHSEIHITVSRHRFQKYGIIKYGFCSNFISKLKVEDDLFFYIHKNHLFKLPKSNKDIILIGTGTGIAPFRSFLYEREFIGATGRNWLFFGDQYFYTDFLYQKEIQNWKKNGILHHVSLAFSRDQKDKIYVQNKIWENRKEFFSWIENGAYIYVCGKKKPMSIDVETTIYRIIKEVGGYSTTEFFVKKMIENGRYLKDVY; encoded by the coding sequence ATGTTATCTGAATCAAAAAATAAAATATTTGTAGAATTAATAAAAAATTCTTCTAAAGAAGAAATTATTTGGATGTATGGATATATATCTGGAATATTACCTTATTTTCAAAAAAATTTAAAAGAATTTAAAAAAAATCAAGATACAATTACACTTGTATATGGAACAGAAACCGGAAATGCTAAAAATTTAGCTTTTTCTATTGTAGAAAAAGCTAAAAAAGAAAAAATTCAAATTAAATTAATAAGTTTAGATCAATATAATTTTATAGATTTAAAAAAAGAAAATTATTTTTTTATAATTATTAGCACATATGGAACAGGAGAACCTCCTTCATCCGCAAAATCTTTTTTTAATTTTATTTTTCAAGAAAAAAATCTTCGTTTAGAGAATATGAAATATGGTGTATTAGCATTAGGAAATAGTACATATTCTTTTTTTTGTAAAGCTGGTGAGGATTTAGATAAACGTTTATATGAAATGGGTGCAGATAGAAAAATACCATTATATAAATGTGATGTTGATTTTGAATCAAAATCAGAAAGTTGGTTTTTAAATTTTTTGAAAATATTTCAAATAAAAAAATTGGAAAAAAATATTTTAAAAAAAAATGAGGTAAAAAAAAAAATTCATGGAAAAATTTTGACTAATATACTTTTAAATGATAAAAAAAAAGGATCTAATAAAGAAATTCATCATATTGAAATTTTAATAAAAAATAATGAATTGGATAAAAATGATTATTCTCCAGGAGATTCTATAGCTATTATAGCAGAAAATTCTAAATATGAAGTAAAAAAAATTATAAATATTATCCAAAATAAAGATATTTTAGATAATTCAAATGAATTAAAAATGCTTTTTGATTTATTGAAAAAAATTAAATATTTTTTATTTATCGATAAATATGTTAAAAAAATATTCTATTTTAGTAGGAAAAATATTCCTAATAATAAAGAATGGAATTTTTTTGATCTTTTAAAAGAATTTCCTATAAAAAATAAAATTCTGTTAAAAGATTTAGTTAAAATAATGGATCCTATAAAACCTAGATTATATTCTATTTCTTCTTCTCCTAAAGTTCATCATTCTGAAATACATATTACAGTATCACGTCATCGTTTTCAAAAATATGGTATAATTAAATATGGATTTTGTTCTAATTTTATTTCTAAATTAAAAGTAGAAGATGATTTATTTTTTTATATACACAAAAATCATTTATTTAAGTTACCAAAATCTAATAAGGATATTATCCTTATTGGCACTGGTACTGGAATAGCCCCTTTTCGTTCTTTTTTATATGAAAGAGAATTTATAGGAGCAACCGGTAGAAATTGGCTTTTTTTTGGAGACCAATATTTTTATACGGATTTTTTATATCAAAAAGAAATACAAAATTGGAAAAAAAATGGAATACTACATCATGTAAGTCTTGCTTTTTCTAGAGATCAAAAAGATAAAATATATGTACAGAATAAAATATGGGAAAATAGAAAAGAATTTTTTTCATGGATAGAAAATGGGGCTTATATATATGTTTGTGGAAAAAAAAAACCTATGAGTATAGATGTTGAAACCACTATATATCGTATAATAAAAGAAGTTGGTGGATATTCTACAACAGAATTTTTTGTAAAAAAAATGATAGAGAATGGACGTTATTTAAAAGATGTATACTAA
- a CDS encoding NAD(P)-dependent oxidoreductase: MIKKILILDKNHPFIIYKLKKEGIICDENYYDPIEKILKIISIYDGIILRSRLKINKKLIKKAINIKFIARIGSGIENIDQNYAFKKGITIISSPEGNKDAVAEHAIAMLLSIMNHIIRSNQEIKKGMWNREDNRGTEIMGKTIGIIGYGNTGKAFAKKLSGFETKIFCYDILPKVGDIYAKQVNMQTIFIKSDIISLHVPYTKNTKGMVNERFIKNFYKPFYLINTSRGGCVLIDHLVMALKNGKIYGACLDVLKYEKSSFEDFFYHRKLSKDFFYLIHSDKVILTPHIAGWTKESKYKMEKKIVEKIIFLKKNLYISSK, encoded by the coding sequence ATGATAAAAAAAATTTTAATTTTAGATAAAAATCATCCTTTTATTATATATAAATTAAAAAAAGAAGGAATTATTTGTGATGAAAATTACTATGATCCTATAGAAAAAATTTTAAAAATTATATCTATATATGATGGAATTATTTTAAGAAGTCGATTAAAAATAAATAAAAAATTAATTAAAAAGGCTATAAATATAAAATTTATAGCTCGTATAGGATCTGGAATAGAAAATATAGATCAAAATTATGCTTTCAAAAAAGGGATTACTATAATTTCTTCTCCAGAAGGTAATAAAGATGCAGTTGCAGAACATGCTATAGCTATGCTTTTATCTATAATGAATCATATTATTCGTTCTAATCAAGAAATTAAAAAAGGTATGTGGAATAGAGAAGATAATAGAGGAACAGAAATAATGGGGAAAACTATAGGAATTATTGGATATGGTAATACTGGAAAGGCCTTCGCTAAAAAACTTTCCGGTTTTGAAACTAAAATATTTTGTTATGATATACTTCCTAAAGTAGGAGATATTTATGCAAAACAAGTAAATATGCAAACAATTTTTATAAAATCGGATATAATTAGTTTACATGTCCCTTATACAAAAAATACTAAGGGAATGGTTAACGAAAGATTTATAAAAAATTTTTATAAACCTTTTTATTTAATTAATACATCTCGGGGAGGATGTGTACTTATCGACCATTTAGTAATGGCCTTAAAAAATGGAAAAATATATGGAGCCTGTTTAGATGTATTAAAATATGAAAAATCTTCTTTTGAAGATTTTTTTTATCACCGTAAACTTTCAAAAGATTTTTTTTATCTTATTCATTCCGATAAAGTAATTTTAACCCCTCATATAGCTGGATGGACTAAAGAGTCAAAATATAAAATGGAAAAAAAAATAGTAGAAAAAATTATTTTTTTAAAAAAAAATTTATATATTTCTTCAAAATAA
- a CDS encoding transglycosylase domain-containing protein, producing the protein MYTKKRKKISFYFRKFIFYFWFFFFLGIFSIFLIFYAASKGYLGTLPSTKNIENPTMEIGSEIYDSNGILLGKFFSENRTLITYKKLPKNLINALIAKEDIRFKYHSGIDAKSILRAIISLGKKGGGSTISQQLAKLLFTGPSAKNKLQRMHQKLLEWVMAIELEKRYTKEEIITMYYNKFDFLYNAKGIETAAHTYFNKNASELNLGECATLVGMLENPSLYNPKIYPYRAKKQKNLVLSQMRKYDLLNEYKYQKELKKSVKINFKMQKKNFELLTYYGEFLKKEIQESLNDHEKETGEKLNLYSSGLKIYTSIDSKMQYYAEKSVKQHLSKLQILFNNSQKKNKNAPFLNITPEKTNRIFLSAIHRTKLYQDLKQKGMKEEKIIKELKKPKPTKIFTWSGSKKVLISTWDFIRYQKSIIQAGMLSIEPYTGYIKAWVGGIDFNYFQYDHVAKTKRQVGSIFKPILYAAAIKELHYNPCTKISNEKFHLGKWSPRNSNGKYGGSLTLKDGLALSVNTISARLIAKITPGPVIDLAKNMGIVSMIPEHPSIALGSSDLTLYEMTGAFNTFTNYGFYIKPSILVKIEDKYGKLIKERIDLSKRQVFSEEVAYMMLKLMEGVVKYGTAKRLHKYNFFLDNIAGKTGTTNENSDGWFIGMIPNLTTGVWVGWEDRFAHFENIKLGQGANMALPIWAYYMKSLYNDPNLVYHEKLIFHKQKNSKYNWEECEENSENENNLKNILELDESVNTEKTINFDN; encoded by the coding sequence GTGTATACTAAAAAAAGAAAAAAAATTAGTTTTTATTTTCGTAAATTTATTTTTTATTTTTGGTTTTTCTTTTTTTTAGGAATTTTTTCTATTTTTTTAATATTTTATGCAGCTTCTAAAGGTTATTTAGGTACTTTACCAAGTACTAAAAATATAGAAAATCCTACAATGGAAATAGGATCGGAAATATATGATTCCAATGGAATTTTATTAGGAAAATTTTTTTCAGAAAATAGAACTCTAATTACTTATAAAAAACTTCCAAAAAATCTTATTAATGCTCTCATAGCCAAGGAAGATATTCGTTTTAAATATCATTCTGGAATTGATGCTAAATCTATTCTTAGAGCTATTATTTCTCTAGGTAAAAAAGGAGGTGGGAGTACTATTTCTCAACAATTAGCTAAACTACTTTTTACAGGTCCATCTGCAAAAAATAAGTTACAAAGAATGCATCAAAAACTTTTAGAATGGGTGATGGCTATTGAATTAGAAAAACGTTATACAAAAGAAGAAATTATTACTATGTATTATAATAAATTTGATTTTTTATATAATGCAAAAGGAATTGAAACTGCAGCTCATACTTACTTTAATAAAAATGCTTCTGAACTTAATTTGGGTGAATGTGCTACGTTAGTTGGTATGTTAGAAAATCCTTCATTATATAATCCAAAAATTTATCCTTATAGAGCAAAAAAACAAAAAAATTTAGTTTTATCTCAAATGAGAAAATATGATTTATTAAATGAATATAAATATCAAAAAGAATTGAAAAAATCTGTAAAAATAAATTTTAAAATGCAAAAAAAAAATTTTGAATTATTAACTTATTATGGTGAATTTTTGAAAAAAGAAATTCAAGAATCATTAAATGACCATGAAAAAGAAACTGGAGAAAAACTAAATCTTTATTCTAGTGGATTAAAAATATATACATCTATTGATTCTAAAATGCAATATTATGCAGAAAAATCTGTAAAACAACATCTTAGTAAATTACAAATTTTATTTAATAATTCTCAAAAAAAAAATAAAAATGCTCCATTTTTAAATATTACTCCAGAAAAAACAAATAGAATTTTCTTATCGGCCATACATAGAACAAAACTTTATCAAGATCTTAAACAAAAAGGAATGAAAGAGGAAAAAATTATAAAAGAATTAAAAAAACCAAAACCTACAAAAATATTTACCTGGAGTGGATCCAAAAAGGTATTGATATCAACATGGGATTTTATTCGTTATCAAAAGAGTATTATTCAAGCAGGTATGTTATCTATAGAACCTTATACAGGATATATAAAAGCATGGGTTGGGGGGATAGATTTTAATTATTTTCAATATGATCATGTTGCTAAAACAAAACGGCAAGTTGGTTCTATATTTAAGCCAATTTTATATGCTGCAGCAATTAAGGAATTACATTATAATCCTTGCACAAAAATATCAAATGAAAAATTTCATTTAGGAAAATGGAGTCCTAGAAATTCAAATGGAAAATATGGAGGGTCACTTACTTTAAAAGATGGATTAGCATTATCCGTTAATACTATTTCTGCTAGGCTTATAGCAAAAATTACTCCAGGTCCAGTAATAGATTTGGCAAAAAATATGGGGATAGTATCCATGATACCTGAACATCCATCTATAGCTCTTGGATCTTCTGATTTAACTTTATATGAAATGACTGGAGCTTTTAATACGTTTACTAATTATGGTTTTTATATAAAACCCAGTATTTTAGTAAAAATAGAGGATAAATATGGAAAACTAATTAAAGAACGAATAGATCTTAGTAAAAGACAAGTATTTAGTGAAGAAGTGGCATATATGATGTTAAAATTAATGGAAGGAGTAGTAAAGTATGGGACGGCTAAAAGATTACATAAGTATAATTTTTTTTTAGATAATATTGCAGGAAAAACGGGTACTACTAATGAAAATTCAGATGGATGGTTTATAGGTATGATTCCTAATTTAACTACTGGAGTTTGGGTAGGTTGGGAAGATAGATTTGCTCATTTTGAAAATATAAAATTAGGACAAGGAGCAAATATGGCATTACCTATATGGGCTTATTATATGAAAAGTCTATATAATGATCCAAATCTTGTATATCATGAAAAATTAATTTTTCATAAACAAAAAAATTCCAAATATAATTGGGAGGAATGTGAAGAAAATAGTGAAAATGAAAATAATTTAAAAAATATTCTTGAACTTGATGAAAGTGTCAATACTGAAAAAACTATAAATTTTGATAACTAA